The following proteins come from a genomic window of Paenibacillus sp. CAA11:
- the trxB gene encoding thioredoxin-disulfide reductase yields MYKSIVIGTGPSGLTAAIYLARANLNPLVIEGIQPGGQLTTTTEVENFPGFPDGIMGPELMDNMRKQAERFGAEFRNGWVEEVDFSKRPFTIKVEGGESLQAETVIISTGASARYLGIPGEQENVGRGVSTCATCDGFFFRGKKIIVVGGGDSAMEEASFLTRFASTVTLVHRRDELRASKIMQDRAKDNEKIEWALNRTPLEVATDENGTVKGLKVKNNSTNQEELVAADGVFVAIGHTPNTGFLGGQIRTDEHGYIMVKPGTTQTNIPGVFACGDVQDTRYRQAITAAGSGCMAAMDCEKYLEGDMVHDWSETLDR; encoded by the coding sequence ATGTATAAATCAATCGTTATTGGTACAGGTCCATCCGGGCTGACAGCCGCGATCTATCTGGCCCGTGCCAATCTGAATCCGCTTGTGATTGAAGGCATTCAGCCCGGAGGGCAGCTGACAACCACAACTGAGGTTGAGAACTTCCCTGGCTTCCCGGATGGCATTATGGGACCGGAGCTGATGGATAACATGCGTAAGCAGGCTGAGCGGTTCGGCGCTGAGTTCCGGAATGGTTGGGTGGAAGAGGTAGACTTCTCGAAGCGGCCTTTTACTATTAAGGTAGAGGGCGGCGAGTCGCTGCAAGCCGAGACGGTGATTATCTCGACAGGAGCCTCCGCGCGTTACCTAGGCATTCCAGGGGAGCAGGAGAATGTGGGCCGCGGCGTAAGTACTTGCGCCACTTGTGACGGTTTCTTTTTCCGTGGGAAAAAGATCATCGTTGTGGGCGGTGGAGATTCCGCCATGGAGGAAGCCAGCTTCCTGACCCGCTTCGCTTCTACGGTTACACTGGTACACCGCAGAGATGAGCTTCGCGCTTCGAAGATTATGCAGGACCGCGCCAAGGACAACGAGAAGATTGAATGGGCCCTTAATCGTACGCCGCTGGAAGTGGCGACAGATGAGAACGGAACAGTGAAGGGCCTGAAGGTGAAGAATAACAGTACGAATCAGGAAGAGCTGGTTGCTGCGGATGGTGTGTTCGTCGCGATCGGCCATACGCCGAATACCGGCTTCCTGGGCGGGCAAATCCGTACAGATGAGCACGGTTATATCATGGTGAAGCCAGGGACAACCCAGACGAATATTCCAGGTGTCTTCGCCTGCGGAGATGTGCAGGATACCCGCTACCGTCAAGCGATTACGGCTGCCGGATCAGGCTGTATGGCGGCGATGGATTGTGAGAAGTATCTGGAAGGCGATATGGTGCATGACTGGAGTGAGACGCTGGACCGATAA
- a CDS encoding sensor histidine kinase, whose amino-acid sequence MKLRRARFHQSLLSRYMLIILMALLFIPIVFPGGLITAWIVNQIVNGPPVKVSLPYGNGQQIEQAWHQEAKKLGGRSDSEIELQLRKLKDKYKDALIFWVDHAGTTRLQLPEQSNLPATWAPEQLIQFMKQRQDYSDPFTVVAFIGGSDNLKQGFMVLELPRSFLKQTSVYGDNGDRYYIFFLVAFLIFFTVVSYLFIRRIRKRLLNLESAMTSPAEDGLPLPTQVGKPDEIGMLEQAFNSMVYQLGDSRRREREEEELRKRLIGNLSHDLRTPLTVIGSHIYSLRQESLSDQGKQSLTLMETKMSDLDHLIDHLLSYNLLSSGRYSITRKRLDILRLVRQSAAAWYPLWEKEGLTPDIELPEQPVYWMVDELAFRRVLDNLFQNIIRHARSGGYVGIRAEPQGAQTALIITDRGPGMTADSPDKGAGLGLTIVELLLREQKLVKEVSSTSEGTCIRIFPEPGS is encoded by the coding sequence ATGAAGCTGCGACGAGCCAGATTTCATCAATCCCTGCTTTCGCGGTATATGCTAATTATCCTGATGGCATTGCTGTTTATTCCTATCGTGTTTCCAGGTGGCTTGATCACCGCTTGGATTGTAAACCAGATTGTTAACGGGCCTCCTGTCAAGGTCTCCCTGCCTTATGGAAATGGGCAACAAATTGAGCAGGCATGGCATCAGGAAGCCAAAAAACTTGGGGGACGCAGTGATTCAGAGATTGAACTCCAGCTCCGTAAGCTGAAAGATAAATACAAGGATGCCCTCATCTTCTGGGTGGATCACGCCGGGACAACCCGTCTGCAGCTGCCGGAGCAAAGCAATCTGCCCGCCACCTGGGCCCCCGAGCAGCTGATCCAGTTCATGAAGCAGCGGCAGGACTACAGCGATCCCTTTACGGTTGTTGCCTTTATCGGTGGCAGCGATAATCTGAAGCAGGGCTTCATGGTGCTGGAGCTGCCCCGCTCATTTCTGAAGCAAACTAGCGTGTATGGGGATAACGGTGACCGTTACTATATTTTCTTCCTAGTGGCCTTCCTGATCTTTTTCACTGTCGTTTCTTATTTGTTCATCCGCCGGATTCGCAAACGGCTGCTTAATCTGGAATCCGCGATGACCTCCCCCGCAGAGGACGGGCTGCCTCTCCCGACCCAGGTGGGGAAGCCGGATGAGATCGGCATGCTGGAGCAGGCCTTTAACTCGATGGTATATCAGCTCGGGGACAGCCGCCGCCGGGAGCGTGAGGAGGAAGAGCTGCGCAAGCGCCTCATCGGCAACCTGTCTCATGATCTCCGCACTCCGCTAACTGTGATCGGCAGCCACATCTACTCCCTGCGGCAGGAGAGCCTCTCCGACCAGGGGAAGCAATCTCTTACGCTTATGGAGACCAAAATGAGCGACCTGGATCATCTGATCGATCACCTGCTTTCTTACAACCTGCTCAGCAGCGGAAGATACTCCATCACCCGGAAGCGGCTGGATATCCTGCGCCTTGTGCGCCAGAGCGCAGCTGCCTGGTATCCGCTGTGGGAGAAGGAGGGACTTACACCGGACATTGAGCTGCCCGAACAGCCGGTATATTGGATGGTCGATGAGCTGGCCTTCCGCCGGGTGCTTGATAACCTGTTCCAGAACATTATCCGCCATGCCAGATCGGGAGGCTATGTGGGGATTCGGGCAGAGCCACAAGGAGCACAGACGGCCCTTATCATCACCGACCGAGGACCGGGTATGACGGCAGACAGCCCTGATAAAGGGGCCGGACTGGGCCTGACCATTGTCGAGCTGCTCCTTCGGGAGCAGAAGCTAGTTAAAGAGGTCAGCAGTACGTCCGAAGGCACCTGCATTCGAATCTTCCCAGAACCGGGGAGCTGA
- a CDS encoding ABC transporter permease gives MSTYFKVLSSERLKMSKSHLWLLILGSPALAMLIGLLDGADIKNNWYSLLITQLTFHSMLFLPVLTGLFSSFICRYEHMNGGWKALVALPVSRTAVYLAKFTIVAVMLGITQLLMLAPILAASYFQHFTAPIPWGLLAETLIGGWIACLPLAALQMFASLRWASFAGPLVVNIIFTIPNILVAQSATYGPYYPWAQPFLTMIPKGGPGYDFGAFNLSFETLMFTVVGSFILFFAAGLIYFNRKEI, from the coding sequence ATGAGCACTTACTTTAAAGTCCTCTCCTCCGAACGGCTCAAAATGTCGAAGTCCCATCTGTGGCTGCTCATCTTAGGAAGTCCGGCTCTAGCTATGCTGATCGGCCTTCTAGACGGTGCTGACATTAAAAATAACTGGTATAGTCTGCTGATTACTCAGCTTACTTTTCATTCCATGCTGTTTCTGCCTGTACTCACAGGTTTATTCTCTTCGTTCATTTGCCGCTACGAACACATGAATGGCGGATGGAAGGCCTTGGTCGCCCTGCCTGTCTCCAGGACGGCTGTTTACCTAGCCAAGTTCACCATTGTTGCCGTCATGCTGGGGATTACCCAGCTGCTGATGCTGGCTCCGATCCTGGCAGCTTCCTACTTCCAACATTTTACGGCGCCTATCCCTTGGGGTTTACTGGCCGAGACTCTGATCGGGGGCTGGATTGCCTGTCTGCCGCTGGCCGCGCTGCAAATGTTCGCATCCCTGCGCTGGGCCAGCTTTGCCGGCCCGCTTGTGGTCAATATCATCTTCACCATTCCGAACATACTTGTGGCTCAATCGGCAACTTACGGCCCGTATTACCCTTGGGCTCAACCCTTCCTGACCATGATTCCTAAGGGAGGCCCGGGCTATGACTTTGGGGCATTTAACTTATCCTTTGAAACTCTAATGTTCACCGTGGTCGGCAGCTTTATCCTCTTCTTTGCGGCCGGGTTAATTTATTTCAATCGCAAGGAAATCTAA
- a CDS encoding ABC transporter ATP-binding protein, translating to MSDYVIRTKGLTKKYRGRAAVDNLDLQIAKGEIYGFLGPNGAGKTTTIRMLLGLIRPTKGTVELLGKDLRREKISILRRVGSLVEYPSYYGHLNAIENLEAIRRILDVPKSRIAEVLDIVSLTKEAKRAVKGYSLGMKQRLGIASALLGSPELLILDEPTNGLDPSGIHEIRELIKAMPTEHGITVLVSSHLLGEVEQMAGTVGIIRQGQMVFQDTIQNLRMKAVGGINLSVSEPESALWIARESGMIGQYRDGLLQFGGLNDAQVALLVRRLVENQHDIYRVEEHRKSLEDIFMQVVGEGRSL from the coding sequence ATGAGCGATTACGTCATTCGCACAAAAGGATTAACGAAGAAGTACCGCGGCAGAGCCGCTGTAGACAATTTGGATTTGCAAATAGCCAAGGGCGAGATTTATGGATTCTTGGGACCCAACGGGGCTGGCAAGACGACCACAATCCGTATGCTGCTTGGACTCATCCGTCCCACCAAGGGCACGGTTGAGCTGCTGGGCAAGGACCTGCGCCGCGAGAAAATCAGTATTCTACGCCGTGTAGGCTCCCTGGTCGAGTACCCGTCTTACTACGGACATCTGAACGCCATTGAGAACCTTGAAGCGATCCGGCGCATCCTGGATGTGCCTAAGTCAAGAATTGCCGAGGTGCTGGACATTGTATCTCTGACCAAAGAGGCCAAGCGGGCGGTTAAGGGCTACTCGCTCGGGATGAAGCAGCGGCTCGGCATCGCGTCCGCTCTGCTCGGCTCCCCCGAGCTGCTTATTCTGGATGAGCCCACGAACGGTCTGGACCCTTCCGGGATCCATGAGATCCGCGAGCTCATCAAGGCGATGCCTACCGAGCACGGGATCACCGTCCTCGTCAGCAGCCACCTGCTCGGCGAAGTGGAGCAGATGGCCGGAACCGTCGGCATCATCCGTCAGGGCCAGATGGTATTCCAGGATACCATCCAGAACCTTCGCATGAAGGCTGTCGGCGGCATCAATCTAAGCGTCTCCGAGCCGGAGTCCGCGCTCTGGATCGCGCGCGAATCGGGGATGATCGGGCAGTACCGGGACGGCCTGCTGCAATTCGGCGGGCTCAATGACGCCCAGGTCGCTTTGCTGGTAAGACGCTTGGTTGAGAATCAGCATGACATATACCGGGTAGAGGAGCATCGCAAATCGCTCGAGGATATCTTCATGCAGGTTGTCGGGGAAGGAAGATCGCTATGA
- the hisIE gene encoding bifunctional phosphoribosyl-AMP cyclohydrolase/phosphoribosyl-ATP diphosphatase HisIE, translating to MSQSLENQLAQGELAAIIKWDEKGLVPAIVQDASSLDVLTLAYMNRESLAKSLESGETWFWSRSRSELWHKGATSGNTQRIVELKYDCDGDTLLVLIDREGPACHTGEESCFFRTAAVRPGRMKGQKEQASADGGRFAVLATLEQVIAERYEQRPEGAYTTYLFDKGIDKILKKVGEETAESIIAAKNGDNDELRLEVSDLIYHLLVLLQERKLPLDEVMQELDRRHERPRRD from the coding sequence ATGAGTCAGTCACTGGAAAATCAACTTGCGCAGGGCGAGCTTGCAGCCATTATCAAGTGGGATGAGAAGGGCCTTGTTCCGGCCATTGTTCAGGATGCAAGCAGCTTGGATGTATTGACCCTGGCCTATATGAATCGGGAGTCGCTGGCGAAGTCGCTGGAATCGGGAGAGACCTGGTTCTGGAGCCGTTCACGGAGCGAGCTGTGGCATAAAGGGGCAACCTCTGGGAACACTCAGCGGATTGTAGAGCTTAAATACGATTGTGATGGCGACACCCTGCTGGTGCTGATTGATCGGGAGGGTCCGGCGTGCCATACAGGCGAGGAGAGCTGCTTCTTCAGAACAGCCGCAGTACGACCTGGCCGCATGAAGGGGCAGAAGGAGCAGGCAAGTGCGGACGGCGGTCGCTTTGCAGTGCTGGCCACGCTAGAGCAGGTGATTGCGGAGCGCTATGAGCAGCGTCCCGAGGGGGCATATACCACTTATCTGTTTGATAAAGGCATTGATAAAATTCTGAAAAAGGTAGGAGAGGAAACCGCGGAGTCGATCATCGCTGCCAAGAATGGGGACAATGATGAGCTGCGACTGGAGGTAAGCGACCTGATCTACCACCTGCTTGTGCTGCTGCAGGAGAGAAAGCTGCCGCTGGACGAAGTGATGCAGGAGCTGGACCGTCGTCATGAGCGGCCGCGCCGGGACTAA
- the hisJ gene encoding histidinol-phosphatase HisJ, with protein sequence MLIDYHTHHARCGHAIGSLEEYVKRGIAIGLGHIGLSDHMPLLHVDPASYYPEMAMPMEELPRYVEECLALKEKYRGQIEVRVGLEADYIEGWEEEIERIVKAYPWDYVIGSVHFLGTWDISDYRQTGGWEGKDVFAVYERYYDAVCKACATGFYDITGHLDVIKRFNYKPDGSRSAEVLELENAALRAVCDAGMAMELNASGLSKACAEMFPSRRILEEAYKLGIPLTLGSDAHDPLKLSENLDQARGLLGDIGFREVAIFEGRRRSMIPLVI encoded by the coding sequence ATGCTTATTGACTACCATACGCATCATGCGCGCTGCGGTCATGCGATCGGCAGTCTGGAGGAGTATGTAAAGCGCGGCATTGCAATTGGACTGGGCCACATTGGATTGTCTGACCATATGCCTCTTCTGCATGTGGACCCGGCCAGCTATTATCCGGAAATGGCCATGCCGATGGAGGAGCTGCCGAGATATGTGGAGGAGTGCTTGGCGCTGAAGGAGAAGTACCGGGGCCAGATTGAAGTCCGGGTAGGCCTGGAAGCCGACTATATCGAAGGCTGGGAAGAGGAGATTGAGCGGATTGTGAAGGCTTATCCGTGGGATTATGTGATTGGCTCTGTACATTTTCTCGGAACATGGGACATCTCCGATTACCGCCAGACTGGGGGATGGGAAGGCAAGGATGTCTTTGCCGTATATGAGCGCTATTATGATGCCGTATGCAAGGCTTGTGCCACAGGCTTCTATGATATTACGGGCCACCTTGATGTGATCAAGCGATTTAACTATAAGCCGGATGGGTCAAGAAGCGCTGAGGTGCTTGAGCTGGAGAATGCTGCGCTGCGGGCGGTATGTGATGCCGGAATGGCGATGGAGCTTAATGCGTCGGGCCTGTCCAAGGCCTGCGCGGAGATGTTCCCCAGCCGGCGGATTCTAGAAGAAGCATACAAGCTTGGGATTCCGCTGACCTTGGGCTCGGATGCGCATGATCCGCTGAAGCTTAGCGAGAATCTGGATCAGGCCAGGGGGCTTCTTGGCGACATCGGCTTCCGGGAGGTGGCGATCTTCGAAGGCCGCAGAAGAAGCATGATTCCTTTGGTAATCTAG
- a CDS encoding ribose-phosphate diphosphokinase yields the protein MEPRLRIFSGSSNPELTAEVCRRLGTEPGRIKLSRFKSGEIYVHYEESIRNCDVFIVQSLSHPINEMFVELLVMIDAAKRASAHTVNIVVPYYGYARQERKSAPREPISAKMVADVLTTAGATRVITLDLHAPAIQGFFNIPVDHLTALDLMTEYLKAKHIPNPVVVSPDAGRASMAEKLASGLDSPFAIMIKKRPAHNESVITHVIGEVEGLTPIIIEDLIDTGSTIVQVVEGLKERGAQDAYVCATHGLFSDDAVQRLDHPHIREVVVTDSIALPEEASSRFHVLTVAPMLSRAIQYIKEGGSIATMFRNRGI from the coding sequence ATGGAACCCAGGCTGCGAATTTTCTCTGGATCATCAAATCCCGAACTTACGGCAGAGGTATGCCGGCGGCTCGGCACCGAGCCCGGCCGGATCAAGCTGTCCCGCTTCAAGAGCGGGGAGATCTATGTGCATTATGAAGAAAGCATCCGCAACTGTGATGTGTTTATTGTTCAGTCCTTGTCACACCCGATCAACGAGATGTTTGTCGAGCTTCTTGTGATGATTGATGCAGCCAAACGGGCTTCCGCCCACACCGTGAATATTGTCGTGCCCTACTATGGGTATGCGAGACAAGAACGTAAATCGGCCCCTCGTGAACCGATCTCCGCCAAAATGGTGGCAGACGTCCTAACCACGGCAGGGGCAACTCGTGTGATTACGCTGGATCTGCATGCTCCTGCCATCCAAGGCTTCTTCAACATTCCGGTTGATCACTTAACGGCACTCGATCTCATGACGGAGTATCTCAAGGCCAAGCATATCCCAAATCCGGTTGTTGTCTCGCCGGATGCGGGGAGGGCATCGATGGCGGAGAAGCTGGCCAGCGGGCTTGATTCCCCGTTCGCCATCATGATTAAGAAGCGGCCGGCCCATAACGAATCGGTCATTACGCATGTGATCGGAGAAGTGGAAGGGCTTACGCCAATTATTATTGAGGATTTAATCGATACAGGAAGCACAATTGTCCAAGTGGTGGAAGGACTGAAGGAGCGGGGAGCACAAGACGCCTATGTCTGCGCCACTCATGGACTCTTCTCAGATGATGCCGTACAGCGGCTCGATCATCCTCATATTCGCGAGGTGGTTGTGACAGACTCGATTGCTCTTCCTGAGGAAGCCTCATCCCGGTTCCACGTGCTGACGGTCGCCCCTATGCTCTCAAGGGCAATCCAGTATATCAAGGAAGGCGGCTCGATCGCCACGATGTTCCGCAATCGCGGAATCTAA
- the hisF gene encoding imidazole glycerol phosphate synthase subunit HisF — protein MLAKRIIPCLDVKDGRVVKGVNFENLRDAGDPVELAALYDREGADELVFLDISASAEGRATMVEVVKQTAGEIAIPFTVGGGISHVDDMKRILRAGADKIGINTAAVLQPQLITEGARRFGSQCIVVAVDAKYNEAWGEWEVYTHGGRKPTGLRALAWVKEAEQRGAGEILLTSMDADGTKDGFDLPLTKAVSEALTIPVIASGGAGTEAHFYDVFTEAKADAALAATIFHYKEISVPDLKKDLKSRGVEVR, from the coding sequence ATGCTTGCAAAGCGAATCATTCCGTGCCTGGATGTAAAGGACGGGCGTGTCGTGAAGGGTGTGAATTTCGAAAATTTACGTGACGCCGGAGATCCGGTAGAGCTGGCGGCATTGTACGACCGTGAAGGGGCCGACGAACTGGTCTTCCTCGACATTTCTGCCTCGGCCGAAGGCCGGGCCACGATGGTTGAAGTGGTGAAGCAGACCGCGGGTGAGATTGCGATTCCTTTTACCGTGGGCGGAGGCATCTCGCATGTGGATGACATGAAGCGGATTCTGCGTGCCGGCGCGGACAAGATCGGGATCAATACCGCGGCCGTCTTGCAGCCGCAGCTGATCACGGAGGGAGCGAGACGCTTTGGATCCCAGTGCATCGTAGTAGCTGTAGATGCGAAATACAATGAGGCCTGGGGCGAATGGGAGGTTTATACGCATGGCGGCCGCAAGCCGACAGGGCTGCGTGCGCTGGCCTGGGTGAAGGAAGCGGAGCAGCGCGGGGCGGGGGAAATTCTGCTGACCAGTATGGACGCAGACGGAACCAAGGACGGGTTCGATCTTCCGCTGACTAAGGCTGTATCGGAGGCTTTGACGATTCCGGTGATCGCCTCTGGCGGTGCGGGAACTGAAGCGCACTTTTATGACGTGTTTACGGAAGCTAAGGCGGATGCGGCGCTGGCTGCTACTATTTTCCATTATAAAGAGATCTCGGTTCCGGATTTGAAAAAAGACCTGAAGAGCAGAGGAGTGGAAGTTCGATGA
- a CDS encoding ABC transporter permease — MMLRALSADFLKIRGKGIWFLIFLAPIGIIAMQALNFGLRYDYLTKQYRDDLWGGVIKNVGNFVPIALYLGATLVGSLIAGVEHQLSSWKQLLALPISRTAVFVSKYIMTILLLFVSCILLSFGTAGLGLALGCDPNQIPYADLAIIGFYPFIASLPVLALQLWLSLSFKNQVLPVTLGLSMALGSVFTAGISEAFPLNWPKAVLEGINQGVFMGLGLGFGLILTLIGLIHFTRKDVD; from the coding sequence ATGATGCTGCGCGCACTGTCTGCCGATTTTCTGAAGATCCGCGGCAAGGGCATCTGGTTCCTGATTTTCCTGGCCCCTATTGGAATCATCGCCATGCAAGCGCTGAACTTTGGGCTGCGCTACGATTATTTGACCAAGCAATATAGAGATGACCTATGGGGCGGAGTGATCAAAAACGTAGGTAATTTCGTTCCCATCGCTCTCTACCTCGGGGCTACCCTGGTCGGTTCCTTGATCGCCGGGGTAGAGCATCAGCTTAGCTCCTGGAAGCAGCTGCTTGCCCTGCCGATTTCCCGAACAGCTGTATTCGTGTCCAAATATATCATGACGATTCTGCTGCTGTTTGTCTCCTGCATCTTGTTGTCGTTCGGCACAGCAGGCCTTGGGCTCGCGCTAGGCTGCGACCCGAATCAAATTCCCTATGCGGATTTGGCCATTATAGGGTTCTATCCCTTTATAGCATCACTCCCGGTATTAGCCTTGCAGCTATGGCTGTCACTGAGCTTCAAGAATCAAGTTCTGCCGGTTACGCTGGGCCTTTCCATGGCCCTAGGATCCGTATTTACCGCCGGCATATCAGAGGCCTTTCCCCTGAATTGGCCCAAGGCCGTGTTGGAGGGTATAAACCAAGGGGTCTTCATGGGCCTGGGGCTAGGATTCGGCCTGATACTGACGCTGATTGGGCTTATTCACTTCACACGAAAGGATGTGGACTAA
- a CDS encoding tetratricopeptide repeat protein, with product MKEEKQRDRVADRKVVPLRRDAGFFFEKAVSSLDRYQYDKALKYFRKAVEYEPDNPVNHCNMAGILSEMGNYEASNEVLLSVLKDVDPNMTECYFYLANNYANMEQFEAAEEALITYLEEDPSGQFLSEAEEMMDLLHYELNRPAKVKYIKSREGMAEHDEARAMLEEGKFSGAVKLLESIVEEHPDFLAARNNLALGYYYLGMFPQAMEAIHGVLEREPGNLHGLCNLAVFIQHDGDQASLQELAQRLRSIVPFHQEHVFKLATTMGILGEHEAAFGHFSRLLHDEEVNYDPCLFHYTAVAAYNTGRYSDAKRLWRHAAKLDPGSEIPVFYLDRLERLQEHGREVKISYHYHLPFEEQLKLWDKWGESIPDAIKEDPLIRSSFFWALRHGDAQTKLQVIQAFSLIADAEVKEALQAFLLEPGEEKYLKDLAVFVLRTLGVTDPLPICLDGKTQEVAPGFVSARLPVWEPQWQAVLDEARRRMAKRYSVLQQHDAETIWVEFITRSYPEAPSTAHVGGWAAAVEYLTAKMHRRPVTYEEVAKRYGVSVSTASRCTRRVDEVCGIKEKMNAMFPSG from the coding sequence TTGAAAGAGGAAAAACAGCGTGACCGAGTTGCGGACAGAAAAGTTGTGCCGCTTCGCAGGGACGCGGGCTTTTTCTTTGAGAAAGCCGTCTCATCACTGGACCGCTATCAATATGACAAGGCATTGAAATATTTTCGCAAGGCTGTGGAATACGAACCTGATAATCCTGTGAACCATTGCAATATGGCGGGGATTCTGTCCGAAATGGGGAATTATGAGGCCTCCAATGAGGTGCTGCTCTCCGTGCTCAAGGACGTGGACCCGAACATGACGGAGTGTTATTTCTACTTGGCGAATAACTATGCCAATATGGAGCAATTTGAAGCAGCGGAAGAAGCGCTGATTACTTATTTAGAAGAGGATCCAAGCGGGCAGTTCCTGTCCGAGGCGGAGGAAATGATGGATCTGCTGCATTACGAGCTGAACCGCCCAGCTAAAGTGAAATATATTAAGTCGCGCGAAGGAATGGCAGAGCATGATGAGGCCCGCGCTATGCTTGAGGAGGGCAAGTTCTCCGGAGCCGTGAAGCTGCTGGAGAGCATCGTTGAGGAGCATCCCGATTTCCTCGCGGCCCGCAACAATTTGGCACTCGGTTATTACTATTTGGGTATGTTCCCTCAAGCAATGGAGGCGATTCATGGGGTCTTGGAGCGTGAGCCTGGGAATCTGCATGGCCTGTGCAACCTAGCCGTATTTATTCAGCATGACGGGGACCAAGCTTCGCTGCAGGAGCTGGCACAGCGGCTGCGAAGCATTGTGCCGTTCCATCAGGAGCATGTGTTCAAACTGGCGACGACCATGGGCATTCTCGGTGAGCATGAGGCAGCGTTTGGACACTTCAGCCGCCTGCTGCACGATGAGGAAGTCAATTACGATCCTTGCCTGTTTCACTATACAGCCGTGGCAGCCTATAATACGGGCCGCTACTCTGATGCCAAACGGCTGTGGAGACATGCAGCAAAGCTGGACCCAGGCTCGGAAATTCCAGTATTCTATCTGGACCGGCTGGAACGCTTGCAGGAGCACGGGCGCGAGGTGAAGATCAGCTATCATTATCATCTTCCTTTTGAAGAGCAGTTGAAGCTGTGGGACAAATGGGGCGAGAGTATTCCAGATGCGATCAAGGAAGACCCGCTAATCCGCTCCTCCTTCTTCTGGGCACTGCGTCATGGCGACGCTCAAACCAAGCTTCAGGTTATTCAGGCTTTCAGCCTGATTGCGGATGCTGAGGTGAAGGAGGCGCTGCAGGCGTTCCTGCTGGAACCTGGGGAGGAGAAATACCTGAAGGATCTAGCCGTGTTTGTGCTGCGCACCCTCGGTGTTACCGATCCGCTGCCGATTTGCCTGGATGGGAAGACACAGGAGGTTGCTCCTGGCTTCGTATCGGCCCGGCTGCCTGTATGGGAGCCCCAATGGCAGGCTGTTCTGGATGAGGCAAGACGAAGAATGGCCAAACGCTATAGTGTGCTGCAGCAGCATGATGCCGAGACGATCTGGGTAGAGTTTATCACCCGTTCTTATCCCGAGGCGCCCAGTACGGCGCATGTTGGAGGATGGGCAGCTGCAGTTGAGTATTTGACAGCCAAGATGCATCGCCGTCCGGTCACCTATGAGGAAGTGGCCAAGCGCTACGGAGTGTCGGTATCCACGGCAAGCCGGTGTACGCGCCGGGTGGATGAGGTATGCGGAATTAAAGAAAAGATGAATGCTATGTTTCCTTCGGGTTAA
- a CDS encoding response regulator transcription factor: protein MSTGLKLLYIEDDAEIGRWVSDNLKERGYEIIWLTSGDQAVESGQGCCLAILDVMLPGLDGFTVGQRLKRSYPDMPILMLSARTSIDDKLQGLQFADDYLTKPFHPDELAARIEVLLRRSGAHANQPLLLKHLLVYEHENRIVRQDNGEEIILTGKQYQIFFYLLRHLGQILTKEQIYEGVWGEPYLDGDKTLMVHIRYLREKIELDPAAPEIVETIRGVGYRVRA, encoded by the coding sequence GTGAGTACAGGATTAAAGCTCTTATATATCGAGGACGATGCGGAGATCGGCAGATGGGTGTCGGACAATCTGAAGGAACGCGGCTATGAGATCATATGGCTTACAAGCGGGGATCAGGCTGTAGAGTCTGGCCAAGGCTGCTGCCTGGCCATTCTGGACGTGATGCTGCCCGGACTTGACGGGTTCACCGTAGGCCAGCGGCTGAAGCGGAGTTACCCGGATATGCCCATACTAATGCTGTCCGCACGGACTTCTATCGATGATAAACTGCAGGGCCTTCAATTCGCCGATGATTATCTAACCAAACCTTTTCACCCGGACGAATTGGCTGCACGCATCGAGGTGCTCCTTCGCAGGTCAGGCGCCCATGCGAATCAGCCCCTGCTGCTCAAGCATCTGCTTGTCTACGAACATGAGAATCGAATTGTACGTCAGGACAACGGCGAGGAGATTATCCTCACGGGCAAGCAGTACCAAATCTTCTTCTACCTCCTGCGACACCTCGGCCAAATCCTGACCAAAGAGCAGATTTACGAGGGGGTATGGGGAGAACCCTATTTGGATGGCGATAAGACTTTAATGGTACACATCCGTTATCTTCGTGAAAAAATTGAGCTGGACCCCGCCGCTCCAGAAATTGTAGAGACCATTCGCGGCGTTGGTTACCGGGTGCGGGCATGA